The Stackebrandtia nassauensis DSM 44728 genome includes the window CCGCGCACACCACGTATCCGGTGAACCCGGCGACCAGCCCCACCGCGCCGAAACCGGCCGCGAAGAACGCCAGCGCCATCGCCAGTGCCGTCGCCTTGGAGAACCGGGTGGTCAGCTTGGGGACGATCAGCTGACCGCCGATGATCATCGCCGATCCGATGGCCAGCACGACACCGTAGTCGCTTTCGGACAGTCCATCCCGGGTCATCGCCAACGGCAGCGTCGTCTGCGCCTGCGCCCACACGAAGGACTGCAGGAACACCAGCGACACGAACGTCATGTACACGCCGTCGCGCCACACGTCCACGAACCGCCCCCGGTGTACCGGCTCAGCACCAGAACGCTTGTGCCGCAAGGTCTCCGGCACCGCCAGCAGGATCAGCACCCCGGCCAGCAACGCGGTGCCCGCGTCCAGCCAGAACAGCAGCGAATACGAGAACTGCGCCAGGAAACCCGCCAGCAGGCTCGCCGCGCCCATGCCCAGGTTGATCGCCCAGAACATCAGGTTGAACGCCCGGTCGCGATCCTCGGGCCGCAGCACGTCGGCCATGGCCGCGATCCCCGCCGGTCCGAAGGCCGCGTTGGCGAACCCGAACACCGCCACGAACACCGCGATCCACACCGGATCGGTCAACTGGCCCAGCGTCGCCAGCGCGACCGCCGAGACCCCGGCACTGGCCACCATCGTCGGCTTGCGGCCGATCCGGTCGGCACACACCCCGCCCACCAGCACCCCGGCCGCGCCGCCGATCCCGAACAGGCCCACGATCAGCCCGGCCCGCGACTCGGTGAGCCCCCGCTGCGCCGTCAGGTACAGCGTCATGATGATGACGACGAAACCACCGGCCTTGGAGATCAGCAGCGCCGACCAGATGATCCAGAAGGCGCGGGGGAGTCGGGCGGGGCGGGGCGACATTCAGTACTCCTTACGGCCGCTGGTCAACCTATCGCCGCCGCGTCGCGCGAAGCCAACGCATTTCCACTGGTCAGACTGTGATCTGCGCTGTGAACGAGCCGGTCGCGCAGCGTCAACCGGCCACCTGTCTTCGTCCCAGCAGACGGATCAGGCAGGATCGAGCCCATGACCGCTACTTTGGTGCTGCTGCGACACGGCGAAAGCGAATGGAACGCCAAGAACCTGTTCACCGGCTGGGTCGACGTCGACCTGACCGCCAAGGGCGAGGACGAGGCCCGGCGCGGCGGCGCGCTGCTGGTCGAGAACGACCTGCTGCCCGACGTCGTCCACACCTCCCGGCAGCGTCGCGCCATCCGCACCGCCGAGATCTCGCTGCACGCCTGCGACCGGCACTGGATCGACGTCAAGCGGTCCTGGCGGCTCAACGAACGCCACTACGGTGCGCTGCAAGGGAAGAACAAGGCCGAGACCCTCGCCCAGTACGGCGAGGAACAGTTCATGACCTGGCGCCGCTCCTACGACGTCCCGCCGCCGCCCATCGACCGCGACGACGAGTACTCCCAGGCCGACGACCCGCGTTACGCCGAACTCCCGCCGGAGCTGGCGCCGCTGACCGAATGCCTCAAGGACGTGCTGGACCGGTCGCTGCCGTACTGGTACGACAGCATCGTCCCCGACCTGAAGGCCGGCAAGACCGTGCTGGTCGCCGCGCACGGCAACTCGCTGCGGGCCCTGGTCAAGCACCTGGACGGCATCTCCGACGCCGAGATCTCCAAGCTCAACATTCCCACCGGGATGCCGCTGCGCTACGACCTCGACCTGGACACGATGCGGCCGCTGAAGACCGGCGGCGTGTACCTCGACCCGGAGGCCGCCGAGAAGGCCGCCGCCGCGGTTGCCGCCCAGGGTAAGAAGTAGCGCTCAGCCCGTCGTCCAGGCGCGCAGCTTGTCGGGGTTGCGCACCGCCCAGATCCGGGTGACCCGGTCGTCGGCGACCTCGAACGCGCACACCGAGACGATGACGCCGTCCTGCGACACCACCAGGCCGGGCTGGCCGTTGACCGTGCGCTCCAGCAGCGTCACGCCCGCCGACTTGCCGCCGAACTTGGTGAAGAAGGTCGCGATCCGCTCGGCGCCCTCGATCGGGCGCAGTGCCGCCCGGACCTTGCCGCCGCCGTCGGCGACCATCGTCGCCTCGGCGTCGAGCAGGCCGATGAGGGCGCCGATGTCGTTGGCCTCCCACGCCTGCTTGACCTGCTTGACGATGCCGCGATGCTTGGCCGGGGCCACGGCCGGAACCGGTCGCGGCGCGTCGAGGCGATGCCGGGCCGAGGACGCCAGTTTGCGGCACGCCGCCGGGCTGCGGCCCACGATCTCGGCGACTTCCGCGAACCGGTAGCCGAACACGTCGTGCAGGACG containing:
- a CDS encoding MFS transporter, producing MSPRPARLPRAFWIIWSALLISKAGGFVVIIMTLYLTAQRGLTESRAGLIVGLFGIGGAAGVLVGGVCADRIGRKPTMVASAGVSAVALATLGQLTDPVWIAVFVAVFGFANAAFGPAGIAAMADVLRPEDRDRAFNLMFWAINLGMGAASLLAGFLAQFSYSLLFWLDAGTALLAGVLILLAVPETLRHKRSGAEPVHRGRFVDVWRDGVYMTFVSLVFLQSFVWAQAQTTLPLAMTRDGLSESDYGVVLAIGSAMIIGGQLIVPKLTTRFSKATALAMALAFFAAGFGAVGLVAGFTGYVVCAVIWTIGNMMAAPPNATVIADLSPDGMRGRYQGVFSLTHSAAAFAAPAIGGFTFQFLGDGHWAVIFAVGVLAAAGHLLAGPARERATKRRAREASVLIDQSEKVTA
- a CDS encoding phosphoglyceromutase, producing MTATLVLLRHGESEWNAKNLFTGWVDVDLTAKGEDEARRGGALLVENDLLPDVVHTSRQRRAIRTAEISLHACDRHWIDVKRSWRLNERHYGALQGKNKAETLAQYGEEQFMTWRRSYDVPPPPIDRDDEYSQADDPRYAELPPELAPLTECLKDVLDRSLPYWYDSIVPDLKAGKTVLVAAHGNSLRALVKHLDGISDAEISKLNIPTGMPLRYDLDLDTMRPLKTGGVYLDPEAAEKAAAAVAAQGKK
- the sigJ gene encoding RNA polymerase sigma factor SigJ, with the translated sequence MGVDEYEEGNRGTVSTIDLPEPGLDVIMGERRQLTNLAYRLLGSLAEAEDVVQEAYARWFAMSRQRREAVVSPGAWLTTVAGRICLDVLGSARARRERYVGEWLPEPLPDRREWTSGGTPVDPADRVTLDESVNMAFMVVLESMTPAERVAFVLHDVFGYRFAEVAEIVGRSPAACRKLASSARHRLDAPRPVPAVAPAKHRGIVKQVKQAWEANDIGALIGLLDAEATMVADGGGKVRAALRPIEGAERIATFFTKFGGKSAGVTLLERTVNGQPGLVVSQDGVIVSVCAFEVADDRVTRIWAVRNPDKLRAWTTG